The DNA region GTTTGTCCATTTTTTTCTTGGACACCGGGTCCTGTGGCAGCTTGAAACGTCGGTTAATCTGGTATTTAAGACGCAGCAGCGCATCAATTCCTGTTCCTCCAAGACCGATAATCAGAATCGGGTTATCAATCGTATCGACTCTGATTTTCTCACTGACAATCCCTCCGCCAAGCGATACATCCAGTTGCTGAATATGTTCTCTAACAATCGGTTTCATTCCATGTCCTCCCTTGGGTTAACGCTCATATGTTTCCATTTACATAATTTGAACTAAAGAATATTTACACTTGCCACTCCGATGACAGAACAACCTTCCGATCGCTGTTATCCCCTGATTTTTTAATTATATTTTACAAAGGTGAAAATCTGGGGATAAGCGTATGCTTCCGATGCAGCTTTCTTTCAGAAAGCTTTTAGGCGAACGCTTCCGCTTCTTCAGGTTATTTCTGTCCTCTACGTTCTCGTGTAAATGTTTAGATCAACTTATATTGGTAATCATTTTTAGACCAAGTACTCGATCAAAATCGTTTTATCCGCCTGTTGCAGCGGGATGCTCAGTCGGTCACCGTTCTTCAGTTCAACGCCTGAGCTTGCATCGACCGCACGACCGGATTTCTCCAACGTACCGCCTGCCGTGTTACGGATTATAATTCGATCCCCATTGCTGGGCGTAAATACATATTTCTCGGTTTCCTTTAATTCAGGGTCCAGCTGTAACAGCTGGTGCAGATGGAATCTGCCCCGGAAGGATGCGAGCTTTTTATATTGTGGATAGGACTTATCTCCCGTGTTTTCGTCACGAATCTCAACGATCATCTGACCGACGAATCCACGGTTTTTGCGTTTCAGCCAGCCCATCAAGAACCAGGCGCCAACACCTACCACGATCAGGGCTATAACACCCAAAATGACAGGTAACCAAGGGAAAGGCTTGTCCTGTTCACCATTACCTGGCGTTGTTGGTTGTGTTCTGCTTCCGGCTGCTCCGCCTGCATTAATGGTGATTGGCGCACTTTCACGGTAGAAGCTGTCTTCTTCCGCACGAATGACCAATTCATAGTTATGATTGTCCGGCACTTCAAACGTTCCGGCAAACCCAGAACCTGTGTTTTCCAGCGGTTGTTCTTCACTCTTGCCTGTACCGACATCTTTTACGACCAGCGTGGCCTTCATATCTGCATACAGGTCGTTATCCTGCAGCGGCTGTCCCCCATTCTCCAGCTTGGCCGTCAGATCGACTTTGTCACCCTTCGTATAGGACTTGGTCTTAATTGGGTCCACGACGAGCTGGAGATCATAGTTGAACAACAGGTTGATATCGATGCTGTCTTTCGGAGCCCCTTTTACCCGAAGTTTCCAGTCGCCTTCCTGAGGCTTGAGCAGCTTCACCAAGGAATAACTCTTCGAAGTCGAGAGCTTGGCTGCGTCAGAGTTCAGATCTACGGCCTTGCCTGAAGGATCGGTTAATTCAATCTGCACTTGTTTTGAAGACATGATCGAGATGTTGGCTTCAAGTACACTGTCGTTTGGTACGTTCACGGTAACTTCCTGATAACTGCCGTTTCCGGTAATGGAGGGCAGCTTCACGACATTCAGTTTGGCATGATCGGCAAAAATCTCACTCAGAATCTGCGGTAGATCATCCGGCGTATCCGTAATGAAGGATTTGCCTCCGGTCTGCTGGGCCAGATCTGCAAGTGCATCCTTGTTCAGCTTGCCGTCTGCGTTCAGTCCAATCGTATAGACGGGAATTCCCTCATCCTGTGCTTCCTTGACGGCTTTTGCCAGATCCGCATCGGACTGAGACTGGGTGCGACCTTTGGTTTTGTTAAAATCGTTGTTGCCGTCAGCCAGCAGCACGATCATTGGCGAGTGAGACTTGTCAGCCCCATGGTTGAGCACATTCACCGCTTCAGCCACCCCGACAGAAATATCGGTGTATGGCCCTCGGCCGAGCTGATCAATAAAATCTTTCAGGCTGCTCTTGTCCGCATCGGACTGAATCTCCAGCAATGCCTTTTCCCGCTCCACCTGATCGGTATAAGCGACAATCCCTACCTTGTCCCCCTGGACCGGCAGCATATCAATAAACATTTTCATGGCTTCATTACTGATCTTGTCACGGTCACTTGTATTCATTGAATTACTTACATCAGCTACAAGTACCGCGTCGATTCCGCTTGTCTGTGCCTGAGCCGCTGCAGCATGTGGCAGCAACGCCTGAGGTAGCAGCAGTGTTAGAAATGCCAGCAGAACCAGAGTTCCGCTGAGCCAGCGTATTTTGCTTGTCCGCAGCATTGGGTGTACTCCTTCACGTTTGAGATTAAAATGGGAATAGTTTATTATAGGCGTCAAGCCTTAAGGAAATCTTAACAGTCTACTAATAAATTCTGAAAAGCACCCCTATCTTCAGTTACAGTTTTGTAATGACTGACAAAAATCGACGAATTCACGCCTTTAACTGGAACGAAAGTTCCAACTATGGGAATATGATATAGTTATTGTCAGCAAACTGCAATATAACAGCGCTTGTTTACCAAGCCATAGAAAGGAACGGATTATGGTTACATACGGATGCCTCGCCATATTGTTTCTTTTTGTCATGATAAAAGGGATTGCGTTCCAGCTTCATCGGCGCAAACCGGTTTCCCGGGAAGACGCGGATCGAACCCTTTACACTATTCTGAATGGCGAGCGTGATTGAGCATGAGCACTAAACAAGTTGTATCCATCAGACCTTTTATAAGAACGACGCATGCGTTTCAAAAGTTGCGTGTCTGCAAACGGTGTGGCCAGTATACTTGCCTGTGGGAAGATCACTGTACTGCCTGTGGACGCGGGACCCTTGCCACTGTGGAAGAACGCGCCTCTTCCCGCGTGAAACGCCGTATTGCACGCGACCTGTTTATCACGCTAATGCTTGGTGCGGTTGCTACTTATTTTGGTGAAACCATAGACCAAACGATGGCGGCGGCCAGCGTCTCCCTTCTGCTATTGGCTGGATTGATCTTCATGCAAAAGCGATCCTTCCAGGTCGAACAGCAGCGTGAGCTCAAACGCATGCTGCGTCAGAATGAGGAAGCGATTCGCCAAGGCATCAACCGGAATTGGGCGCTTGTCGCAGAAGCGCGCAAGCAGGATGAAGCGCTCGCCTACGAAATGCTCCGGGAGATCGGTTCACTCGTCTATAATGACCGGATTCGTCTGCAGCAGGTTGCGTTGCTGCAATCCTTCGTCCTGCGCAGCGATATGGACCTGCAGCTCAAACCTCTGCTGCTGCACAGCTTCGAGCGCCTGCTGGCAGAATATATCGGTGAAATCGCAAGGTTAAAGCCGGAATTGGTTCGTGAAGATGCGATTCGGTATGTCGCCACGCACGAAGTGAATATTTTGCAGCTGCACAACGGGATTCAGATTCTGACGGCAGTAGCCGCAGCTGCTGTACGCAAAAGTAAATATATTGAGTTGTTCCCTAGTCTTATTACCCGCTACGCCCGCTTTATGCCCAAAGATCGGTTCATGCGGCTTTATCGTACCCTTGAGTTGTATCCGGATAAGGCCCGCGGGGGTCTGGCGGAATCGGTTGGTCGGGTGTATAACGAGAAATATCGGGATTCGTACGCAGATGTTCGTGTGTAGAGCTGTTGTATATGGACTGGAAACGTAAATTAGTGCAAACTCAATCCCTATATATAGACGAACCAAATTCGTTTACCCCTGCATGCGTACTGGAATTACGCGTGATAATGTATCATTTTTATCATATAAGCTTTGACGAAAAAACACCCCATCCTTAGGTCTAGGATGAGGTGTTTTGATGTGTGGAAAATGTATGGCGTTCTTCCAGACTACCTGCCATGGGTTTTATCTTTTACCGTCCGCGACGAGAATCGCGGCGGTCGCTCTTCGCCGGCCCGCGTCCTGCGGAATCCGTCCGGCGGGAGCCCTCGCGGCCCTGCTTGCTCGGGCCGCCTTCACTGCCGCGCCCGGAGCTGCGCTTGTCGGCGCTACGGCCAGCCCAGCCGCTGCTGCGCTCATCGCCGCTGCGACCTGCACCGCGCCCGCCTTGACCCGCTGCGCTGCTGCGCGCGGAACCACGGCCTGCGCTGCGCTCGTCGCCACTGCGGCCGCCACTACGACCACCGCTGCGTCCACCTTCGCCGCCACGGGAACCCCGACCGCCACGTCCGCCTTCGCTGCGGCCGATACGACCTGCGCCGCGACGGGCACTGCCTGTCCCGGCGGAGCGTCCGCCAGAACGTTCTTCATCACCCTGGCTGTTGATGGAACGTCTGTTTGCTCCGGTAGAGGCTACAGGACCTTCACTTGTCCACTGGATGCGGGAAAGCTTCTGATTGGTGCCTTCCTCAATACGAGCAAGCTCCGGTCTGTCGTGCTGTGTTGCAAACGTCACGGCAAGGCCCGTGCCGCCAGCACGACCCGTACGGCCGATCCGGTGGATATAGCTTTCCGCATCATGCGGCATATCGTAGTTGAATACGTGTGTTACGCCTTCAACATCCAGTCCGCGTGCTGCAACATCCGTAGCAACGAGGATTTGCAGTTTCGCGTCGCGGAATGCTTTCATTACGTTCTCACGCTTGGATTGAGACAGATCCCCGTGAAGCTCATCGCTCGCATAACCTGCTTCGCGCAGATCTTCATTCAGCTTGGATGCACGACGCTTCGTCCGGCAGAAAACAATCGCCAGGTACGGGCGATACGTATCAATCATGCCGCGCAGGGCCTCAAGTTTGCCACGATCCGTGCACTCCAGTACCTGCTGGCGAATCTGCTTGATCGGAATAACGGATTGGGAAGATACCTTCACGTCTTCCGGGTCTTTCATATAGTTCTTCGCCAGGTTGCGAATGCCTTTCGGCATGGTCGCCGAGAACAGCATCGT from Paenibacillus sp. JNUCC-31 includes:
- a CDS encoding vWA domain-containing protein is translated as MLRTSKIRWLSGTLVLLAFLTLLLPQALLPHAAAAQAQTSGIDAVLVADVSNSMNTSDRDKISNEAMKMFIDMLPVQGDKVGIVAYTDQVEREKALLEIQSDADKSSLKDFIDQLGRGPYTDISVGVAEAVNVLNHGADKSHSPMIVLLADGNNDFNKTKGRTQSQSDADLAKAVKEAQDEGIPVYTIGLNADGKLNKDALADLAQQTGGKSFITDTPDDLPQILSEIFADHAKLNVVKLPSITGNGSYQEVTVNVPNDSVLEANISIMSSKQVQIELTDPSGKAVDLNSDAAKLSTSKSYSLVKLLKPQEGDWKLRVKGAPKDSIDINLLFNYDLQLVVDPIKTKSYTKGDKVDLTAKLENGGQPLQDNDLYADMKATLVVKDVGTGKSEEQPLENTGSGFAGTFEVPDNHNYELVIRAEEDSFYRESAPITINAGGAAGSRTQPTTPGNGEQDKPFPWLPVILGVIALIVVGVGAWFLMGWLKRKNRGFVGQMIVEIRDENTGDKSYPQYKKLASFRGRFHLHQLLQLDPELKETEKYVFTPSNGDRIIIRNTAGGTLEKSGRAVDASSGVELKNGDRLSIPLQQADKTILIEYLV
- a CDS encoding DEAD/DEAH box helicase encodes the protein MANFEQLGIRPEWCEILKHQGIAVPTPVQERSIPVLLGGRDIIAEAQTGTGKTLAFLLPIIQKINVSDRSPQALIIAPTRELALQITEEAKKLTANDDKLHVLAVYGGQDVDKQLRKLQNGTQIVIGTPGRLLDHLRRGTLKLDNVKKLVLDEADQMLHMGFLEDVETILRELPHKRQTMLFSATMPKGIRNLAKNYMKDPEDVKVSSQSVIPIKQIRQQVLECTDRGKLEALRGMIDTYRPYLAIVFCRTKRRASKLNEDLREAGYASDELHGDLSQSKRENVMKAFRDAKLQILVATDVAARGLDVEGVTHVFNYDMPHDAESYIHRIGRTGRAGGTGLAVTFATQHDRPELARIEEGTNQKLSRIQWTSEGPVASTGANRRSINSQGDEERSGGRSAGTGSARRGAGRIGRSEGGRGGRGSRGGEGGRSGGRSGGRSGDERSAGRGSARSSAAGQGGRGAGRSGDERSSGWAGRSADKRSSGRGSEGGPSKQGREGSRRTDSAGRGPAKSDRRDSRRGR